Proteins encoded in a region of the Pseudomonas sp. PDNC002 genome:
- a CDS encoding fimbrial protein, giving the protein MKKLLIAALLSTASVGAFASDAQVNFDGEVGDDTCLINGSSSLSIIDVTLAKISKSALKNVGDWAQNTPFSLELTNCTAASTTVRWEPFINVDATTGALINQEVGGSNAQIRVLDAAYNPINMNNDLGITFTGASKTLNYFAQYYAKVVPVTTGLVKTYGLVTLTY; this is encoded by the coding sequence ATGAAAAAGCTGCTCATTGCTGCCCTCCTGTCCACCGCTTCCGTTGGCGCCTTCGCCTCCGACGCACAAGTCAACTTCGACGGTGAAGTGGGCGACGATACCTGCCTGATCAACGGCTCGAGCTCCCTCTCCATCATCGACGTAACCCTGGCCAAGATCAGCAAAAGCGCCCTGAAAAACGTAGGTGACTGGGCTCAGAACACTCCGTTCTCCCTGGAGCTGACCAACTGCACCGCAGCCAGCACCACCGTTCGCTGGGAACCCTTCATCAACGTCGACGCCACCACTGGCGCCCTGATCAACCAGGAAGTCGGCGGCTCCAACGCCCAGATCCGCGTTCTGGACGCTGCGTACAACCCGATCAACATGAACAACGACCTGGGCATCACCTTCACCGGCGCCTCGAAAACCCTGAACTACTTCGCGCAGTACTACGCCAAGGTCGTTCCGGTCACTACCGGCCTGGTCAAGACCTACGGTCTGGTAACCCTGACCTACTAA